Proteins encoded within one genomic window of Nilaparvata lugens isolate BPH chromosome 11, ASM1435652v1, whole genome shotgun sequence:
- the LOC120353660 gene encoding uncharacterized protein LOC120353660: MPPYPLHPQAGVATPYQQPPIPGAAIDTSLPPHHSNLHTHSSKFPIEREVILTSGDKNSKIPILNEYRKRSKAAVIAPDAPNKQLAWTEDKNRCDPTMQGNASQETMPVHQVYKAQPMTLLDSSQMSEPSPIRPQDHMNGYSR; the protein is encoded by the exons ATGCCTCCCTACCCTCTGCACCCTCAAGCCGGAGTCGCCACACCCTACCAGCAACCCCCTATCCCAGGAGCTGCCATAGATACCTCCCTACCTCCACATCACAGCAATTTACACACACATTCCAGCAAGTTTCCT ATTGAACGTGAAGTCATCCTAACTAGTGGTGATAAAAACTCGAAAATTCCAATTCTGAACGAGTACAGAAAACGCTCGAAAGCTGCTGTGATAGCACCTGATGCCCCCAACAAACAACTAGCCTGGACTGAAGACAAAAATAGG tgtGACCCTACAATGCAAGGTAATGCTTCTCAAGAGACAATGCCTGTTCACCAAGTTTACAAG GCTCAGCCAATGACGTTGCTCGACTCAAGCCAAATGTCGGAGCCTTCTCCAATCAGGCCGCAGGATCATATGAATGGATATTCGAGGTAA